The genomic region GGTACTGTGTTCCAATTGCCACAGGTGCCGTCATGCCGATCAACTGCGACGCAGTGACCATGGTTGAAGACGCTGTCATTTATGGTCAGACTGCGGAATTCAGCAAGAGCGTAACCAAATGGGAAAATGTTGCCCATGCAGGCGAAGATATGCCAGGAGGAACGCTCATCATCAGGAAAAACGCAGTGGTTACTCCAGTCACAGTGGCAGTGCTAGCGGCAAGCGGAATTAACATTATTTCAGTATATCGGAAGACAAGAATAGGCGTAGTTTCCTCAGGCGACGAACTCCTAACGCCTGGAGACCCTCTCGTGGAGGGGAAGTTGTATGAGTCGAACAGCACATATGTCGCATCGGAGCTATCCAGGTTCAGCAGCATTTCGGTAAGGAAATACCCATTGATGCGTGATGATATGGATGCCATCAGGAAAACTCTTGAAGCTATGATCAAGGAGAACGATGCCGTGATTGTAAGCGGCGGAACGTCTGCAGGTGAAGGGGATTATGTATACAGGACTCTGGAGGGCATGCAGCCAGGAATCATTTACCACGGTGTTGCTGTCAAGCCTGGAACTCCAACGGTCTTCGCCGTTTCCGATTCGAAGCCTGTCTTTGGGCTACCTGGTTTTCCGGTCTCTTCAATGATGGTGTTCAGAGCTCTGTTCATGCCGGCAATTATGAAAATAGCCAGGTTAACATATCATGAAACCATTATCAGGGCCGCCATTGGCTTGAAGACGCTAATAAGATTTGGGTATACAAACTTGATGATCCTGAGACTTGTTGAGAGGAATGGAAAGGTGATTGCTCTTCCAGTTAATGGCGCCTCAGGGTCAGTGACAAGACTCCTCGATGCTGAAGGCTATTCTGTTATTCTGGGGGACAGAAAATTTCTTGAAGCCGGTGAAGAAATTGAAGTGCATTTGATCAGGGAAAACCTCTCCAGAACTTTCTTTTTGGGTCCCACGGATAGTGTTACTGCCACATTCCTATCAACCCTGGATGACCTGCCGGCAATCATCAGGGTATCAGATGACGCCGTTCTGACAATGGTTTCTCAGGTATCACCGGACTTTGCCGTGATCTCTGCACTGGATGGAAACGATTTCCCATCAGTGGATGGCTATTCCAGTGTGTTTCATTACCAGGTTTCCTATGGATTCTATGTGCAGGGGAATCCTGGTGATCTCAGATGTCTTATGGAAACCATAAAGGAGGGCAAAGCGACCCTTGTGACCGCCTCATTAACGGATTCTTTTGCAATGGCCTTGAAACGGGATATTCAGGCACGGTTTGGTGAAGGGGAATACATGAAATGCAAAGCAAGTTTGCTCCCAACTCCGGAAGCATGCGTGCAATCAGTAATCAACGGGGAATATACCCTATATATCGGACCGGAAATGCCCGTTTACGATGAAAATATCAAATTTATTAAAATCGGCAGGATACACAAATCCTTGATCGTGTCGCAAAATATCATTGGTTCAGACGATGTAAAGAGATCAGTTGAAAAGTTGAAGGAAGTGATTGGTAGAAGTGCCTCCTCTTGAATTTGACCGGTACCTTGGTTCCCTGTCACTCCAGCAGATTTCCATAGCGGGGCAGAAGAAGATCTCCTCAAAGAAAGTTGCAATTGTTGGAGTAGGCGGGACCGGAGGGGTTGCTGCAGAATTGCTGGCAAGATCCGGTGTTGCGGAGATACTCATAATCGACGACGATTCTGTATCGCTGACCAATCTCCAGAGACAGGTGGAATATGCTGAACCGGACTTAGGGAAAAAGAAGGCTGAGATCCTGAAATCAAGGCTTGAAAGGATAAATAGAAATGTTGTAATCACCGCAAAGACTGAAAGGTTGACAATAGAGAATTCCACTATTATTGGAAAACCCGATCTGATATTTGACGGAACGGACAACTATTCCGCAAGGAATGCCATAAACAGATACGCGGTTCGCAATAAAATACCATGGATTATGACCGCCGCCAGCGAGACCTTCGGAACCATAAAGGCTGTCTTACCACATATCACTTCCTGCACGGCATGCCTTGGGTATCCTGAGACCGGAAACGAGGGAGTCGGATGTGCACAAATCGGGATCCTGCCTTCTACACCCGCTGTTATTGGATCTCTGGCTATATCAATTTCCCTCAGGATCCTTATGGAAGAAGCCGTTGAAGGTGATGTGATTTATATTGATACTTGGAACTACGGCATTGAGAGGATAAAAACCGTTATAAATCCGGCTTGCAAGGTGTGTGGGATCGCATGATAGCTGTTATTTTTGTAAAGAAAAGCGAGAGGTTCCCGGGCAAACACAGTATCAAGATCAATGGTACAGGGATGACTGAGGGAATCGAGAGGAAAGTCAGCACATCTGGAATGTTTGAAAGAACCCTGATCCTATCCAAGGATCCTGATCTCCAGGTTAAACACGGGAAAATAGTAAAAGATCCAAGTGATGGTACAATCCTTGATTCCGTGAACTATGCAGTTGGTAAATTCGGTGACATTTTTGCATTTGGCGGAGATATGCCATTCCTCTGCATCGATTTCATCTCTTCAATGATCTCACAGTTCAATGGCAGGACGCTGTGCCCAATTTCACCCAGCGGAATAAGGCAGACATTGCACTGCATATATGCTGGAAATGATTCAAGATTACTTGAGGAATACATTACAGGAGGAGGAAGGACACTTCACCAATTTGTGGAGAGATTCGGCGTAAGTATACAATACCCTGCGGAAAGGGAAAGATGCTTTGAAAACGTAAATTATCTCACAGATATCGAGAGGTTGAGGTTACAGTAGAGCGTGAACAAGTGGCAAATTCTAACTTCTTCTGGGCTGCCTCATCGCTTCATGATAAGCGTGATCCACTATATCATTGATCAGGTCAAAACCTACCTTCTGGGCATCTTCAGAACCAGGCAGTGAGAAAACAATCTTGCCTTTTCCCGCAAACATTGAGGCGTCTGAGAGAATGGCATGGATCTCCTGAAGGGAACTTCTGGATCTGAAGGTTTCTCCGAACCCACGAATTTCTCTCTCCATAATTCTCCTTAACGTTGCGGAAGTCAAGTCTCTCATTCCAAGACCGGTCCCTCCGATGAAGATAATCACGTTGGCGTCGCTCTGCTCAACTAAATTGCTTATTTTTTCTGGGTCGTTGGAAACGATTATCCTGGAAAACCTCCTGTTCGAGTCACTCATCAGTTTACTCATTATGTTTCCAGACTCGTCGTTCCTTTCTGTCCGCGTGTCTGAAACTGTCACAACCAAGAAATTCAGGTCGTATTTATCATCAGTCCTGTGATGCATCGATCTTCCTCTTAAATTTGTTTTCTACCCGCACTCTCTCTATCTCAGTTTCCGGGTATTGACCAGAGTCATCCTTCTCCAGGTATTTCACCATGTCCCATATGGTTATCAGAGCAGCCTGCACACAGGAAATGGCCTCCATTTCCACCCCAGTCTTATAGAGCGCCTTCACCGTGCAGATCACTTTTATGCTGTTCTGCTCCGTGTCAAAGTCCAGATTCACAGACGAAATGGGAATCTGATGACAGTATGGTACGATATCCCATGTCCTCTTTGCTGCCTGCATTCCTGCTATCCTAGAGGTCTCAAGTACGTTTCCCTTCTTGTTATCTCCGTGTCTGATTGAATCTATGGTAGAGTTCTTGAGCCTGATCATGCCGGAAGCAGTGGCAGTGCGTTCAACCACGTCCTTCGACGAAATGTCTATCATTGAATATCGAATGGTGATAGAAATAAATAAATTATGGGACTTTGGATCTAGTACAGCACACAGATCATTTTTTAGCCACCATGAGATTCGCGTAGGTGAAAGACATACTCCTCTTGCACGGTGGTGTTGGCTCTGATTCAAGCATAAACCCAATTTTGAACGGATATGCCAGGCATGCATTCCTCAAGGAACCCTTGGACTCAGTTGTGAAGGCGGTTGTGCTTATGGAAGATGATGAAACGTTTAACGCTGGAACAGGTTCTGTAATGCGGCTGGATGGTACCATTCAAATGGATGCCTGTGTGATGGTACCGGGTCACGTGGGTTCGGTGATGGGCATTGAAAGGGTGAAAAACCCAGTGTTAGTTGCGAGAGATGTGATGGAGAAATCACCGCACGTGATATTTGCTGGGGATGGTGCGACCGCTTTTGCAAGGATCATGGGCCATGGGGACTATGATCCTTCGACGGAGAAGTCAAGAAAAAGGCTTGAAAAAGTGAAACTCGACCTTGAGTCAAATCAGGATCCGGGGGCAAGAGAGAAGATGTTCCTTCTGTCTATGGAAAAAACCGGCCATGATACAGTGGGTGCGGTTGCAAGGATAGGGGACAGGTTTGCTTCTGCAGTCTCAACGGGTGGGGCCTCACCCATGATGCGGGGGAGAGTGGGCGATTCACCGGTTCCCGGATCAGGTATATTCACAGGCGAAGAAGGATCCGTTGTTGCCACTGGAATCGGGGAAGAGATCATAAAGAGGTCTCTATGCTTCAGGATATATTCCAGAATTGGCGAGAAACCACTAAAACAAATACTGGATGAGGAAGTGGCATACTTCGGCGATGTTGCTGTTGGTGTTATCGCTGTTTCCAGAAACGAAGTGGCATATTCCGCTAACAAGGATATGGCAACAGGGTACATCGAAGCGTGAATATACATATCATGGCTGTTTTCCGGAGCCACATATTGCACACTGGTTTCGTATATCATAGCAATGACGGTGCTATTGGTTATAAGCGATGTTCTGTTACCTGAACATTCCGCGGTTAGATTGAACAGAGATGGTACGCGATTTGATGAACGGTCAGAACAGGAACAGATATGATCTCTCATTATTGCTGATTTCAAGATCTACTAGGAGTTTTGCAGCTGGATTTCTGGCAGTGATAATCGGCCTTTATTACACCGAGGGATTACACCTTTCACTCACTGAGGTAGGAATCCTGTTTGCAGCAGGCGGCCTGGGCACGCCCTTGCTCACACTGATTTTCGGACGGTTGGCAGATATTCACGGAAGGAAGAAACTGCTTCTGGCGTCATTGATCCTGCTGCCTCTATCAATCGTCATTCTTCTGGTTACAACTAATTATGCCTTTCTCATAGTTTCGTCCGCACTAGGAGGTTTTGGAATTGCCGGGGGACTTGTGGGTGGCGGTGTAGGCGGTTCAGTAGCTCCAATGCAGTCTGCTTTGCTGGCGGAGAAGACAGATGCGGAAAACAGAACCACCTTATTCTCCATATTCACAATGATTTCCAGTTTTGCAGGGTCTGCCGGAGCACTCATGTCTAACATAGAGGATTACAGGCTTTTATTCCTTATCGCCCTGGTGATCACCGCCATTTCAGTTGTATCCATTATTCCCCTGAAGGAGAATTTCAAAAGGAAGAGAATTAATCCAGAGAAGGGAATACAGAAGAAGGGCAATGCCAGCCCCAATAGGAACATTATCGCTAAATTCGCCGTTACTGGAACAATGAATGGAGCTGCGCAGGGGCTGATCACCCCATTTTTATCCATAATACTGGCAGAAACATTTCTTATGCCAAATGGAGAGATAGGGGACCTTTTCGCAGTTGGAGGATTTTTAACGGCATTAGTGATGATCTTCACCCCTATCCTGACAAAACGGATGGGATTCGTGCCAATGATAATCAGCACCCGATCCGTGTCCACAGTTTTTCTTCTGGCATTCCCATTCGCGTCCAGCGCACTAATGGCGTCTTTCTTCTATGTGATATTCACTTCCGTCCGCGCTCTGTCCCTGCCCTCGCAGCAGGCGCTGATGATGACCATGGTAACAGAAGAAACGAGAGCTTCCGCCACCGGCATCAACCAATCAGCAAGACTTTTTCCTTCAGCCGCCGCATCTGCAAGTTCTGGAGCGATTCAGGACTATATTTCCGTGGTGATACCATTCGAGATTTCTTTCGTTCTCAACATTGCCAACCTCCTGATGTATTACAAGTTTTTCTGGAATGAACCAGCTGCGAGGGCGGGATATCAGGAAATAAAGGTGGAACTTTCCTAATAGTCTTCATGGTTCACATAAAATCTATCCCGCTCTATTGCCCGTCTTTTTTCGGATTTCGCAATAAAATTTCTCTGAATGCATTTTCTGAAGATTTATATCTAACAGTACTATGATACGTAGATGGAATTCGAGAAGATACGTACAATGCATTTCCCTAGAGACATATTTGTAGGGCACAATGCCATTGTAAATATCACCGACGTGGTCAAGCGTAATCTGCGTTCTGGATCCATCGCCATCGTTACTGGTAACAACACTTATGAACTTGCAGGAAAGAGATCAGAAGAGATGCTCAAGGATGCTGGTTTTGAAGTTTTTTCCCTGATCACCGGCGAAGCAAACGTCAAGAATCTAGAAAGTGTCAATTCATTCGTGAAAGAGACTAAGGCCGGCCTGGTCGTCGGTGTTGGCGGCGGAACCAAAATAGATCTGGCCAAGAAGTCTGCATTCGATTTTGGTCTACCCCTTGTGAGCGTCCCCACATCAGCGAGTCATGACGGCATTGCATCTCCTAGAGCTTCCATCAAAGGAAACGGTTCAGTCGCTTCCGTGGAGGCCGTTATGCCGGTTGCTATAATAGCTGATACATCCGTAATGGTAAAAGCACCGTTTAGGTTTCTTTCGGGTGGAGCTGCTGATGTAATATCAAACATCACTGCCCTTCTCGATTGGCAGCTCGCAAACAGGCTCAAGGGTGAAGAATACAGCTCAAGCGCCGCTGCTATCTCGGAATATGCCTCAAGAGAATTGATTGAAAAGGCACATATGATCCTTCCAGGAGTGGAAGAATCCGTCTGGCTTGTTACGAAACAGATACTGGCATCTGGAACAGCCATGGCCATTGCCTCGTCTTCCAGACCTGCCAGTGGAAGTGAACATATGTTTGCGCATGCCTTGGAGCTATACGGCCCTGGCAATTCAATTCATGGCGAACAGGTAGCCATGGGATCGGTAGTTTCCATGTACCTTCATGGAGGGGAGTGGAAGAAACTGATCAGGACTTACGAGAAAATAGGTATAAGCATAAGTGCAAAAAGTTATGGAATATCAAGATCAACAACGATAAAGTCTCTCATGGGCGCGCACAGCATCCGCAAGGAGAGATACACCATATTGGGAGAAAGTGACCTTAGCTATGATGCTGCAGAAAGAACCCTTGAGGTCACAGGGGTAATTTAAAAAGGTGAATAATACGGCAAAAATATCATTGATTGGAGTGGATCTGGCAAAGGAAGGTCTGGAATTTACGTTTGTTACGCCGCTCGTTGGATGTGCGGAATGCAGGATTAAGAACGTGTGTTTCAACCTAGAGCCAGGAAGAAAGTACAGGATAACCAAGGTGAGGGACAAGATCAACCCTTGCTTTGTATTCGACGGTGACAAAGTCGCAACGGTTGAGGTGGAGGATGTCCAGAATTATGCTAACATACAGCACGGTAAGAAGCTGCAGGAAGGATCTACCGTTACATTGAATTCACTGGGTTGTGACAATTATGCCTGCCCAAATATAGAGACATGCAACCTTATCCACACGAGGGAAGGCACTAAAGCTGTGGTAGACAAGATAGAGGGCAAGGTTGACTGCCCGAAAGGCTATGACCTCAGAAAGGTAGCTGTTACCCTTCACTGAACCCTGAAATGAAGAGAATAAAGATAGGCCTTGTTGGAAAGCCGAACGTCGGCAAATCCACGATTTTCTCCGCCATAACTAAAACGCATGCTGAGATAGGCAATTACCCATTCACAACGGTCAAGCCAAATCTTGGGGTAACATTCATAGATCATGCCTGCCCGGAAAAAGATCTGGGCCATCCGTGCAACCCTCGCGAGGGGACCTGCAGAAACGGCATCCGCATGATTCCGGTTGAAATCATTGACGTACCCGGCCTCATACCTGGAGCCAGTGAAGGAAAAGGAATGGGAAACGAGTTCCTTGATAATATCAGGGATGTCGATGCAATAATTCATGTTTATGATGCATCCGGAAAAACAACTGCGGATGGGAATCCCTCGGAGACTTTTGTTGATCCTGCCGAGGAACTGAAATTCATAAGGGAAGAACTCGTGAACTGGGTAGCGTCCAGGCTTGGTAGGGACTGGGAGAAATTCTCCAGAAAGGCTGACAGCACTGGAGAAAGAATTGAAACAAAGCTGATGCCCAAGGTTGGAACGTTTGGCCTCAGAGAGCAGGATATAGAGACGATACTCCTCAAGGAAGCGTTTCCTGCAAAGCTGTCTATATGGACTAGTGATGACTTCATGGACTTTGCCTCGGCGATATTCAAATATGTAAAGCCATTGATTCATGTAGGGAACAAGTCTGATGAACTCAACAACCAGGAAATGTCAAGACTGGCTAACATAACAGACAACAATTTTATGGTATCGGGCATATACGAATTGGCACTTGCCAGAGCATCTGGGGCTGGATTGATAAGATCCACTGAAGTACCCGTTGAGATAAGCCTGGGTCTCAAGGATGCGCAGAAAGATGCACTAGCCAGGATAAATGCCTTTTTCCAAGGTGGCATCCCTGTTAGAATAGGGAAAGTGATTTCTGATATTGTCTATAGGCTTCTCCATTACATAGTCGTGTTTCCTGTCTATGACGAGGGGAAATGGTGCGACAAGGATGGAAATGTTCTTCCTGATGCATTTCTAGTTCACGCGGGAAATACCGCATTAGACCTTGCGTTCAATATTCATACAGAAATAGGTGAAGGATTCATCAGAGCAATCAATGGGCGGACCAAGATGGTTGTTGGGAAGGAGTATGAACTTAAGGATGGCGATGTCATAAAGATCGTGACCCACCGAACATAGGTTTTATGGACTCCTTCCAACATGGTCAACTGGCGCAGAGAATAGATTATATATCTACTCCTTATTCGGAGGTTACTCTAAATTTAAGCACACTATTAAGGTGGTACATTGGCGAATGGAGAAAATGCAGGTTCAAAACTTGTTTCTGAGAGGAACAAGTACAAATGGTCCGACAGGGACTACAAGAGAAGAGTACTTCAGCTCAAGAAGAAGAGCGACCCCCTGGAGGGAGCTCCCTCGGCTAAGGGAATAGTTATAGAGAAAGTTGGGATTGAGGCAAAACAGCCAAACTCGGCCATACGGAAATGTGTCAAACTTCAATTGATAAAGAATGGCAGACAGATCACCGCTTTCGCACCCGGTGATGGCGCAATCAACTACATAGATGAACACGACGAGGTAGTGGTTGAGGGCATAAGAGGGCGAATGGGAAGAAGCAAGGGAGATATCCCCGGAGTGAGATACAAGGTTGTAAAGGTTAATGGCATATCACTCCACGAGCTTGTAAAAGGAAGAAAGGAGAAGACGGTGAGATAATGGAGATAAAGTTACTTGGACAATATGATGTTAACGAGATACAGATACACGATCAGGGACTTTCGAAATACATAAACCTCACCTCAAACCTGAATCTCCACACTGGAGGGAGGTTTTCAAACTATTTCGCCGGAAAGAGAAATGTGAACACCGTCGAAAGGCTCCTGAACAAACTTATGAGGACCGAGAAGTGGACAGGAAAGAAATACAGTGCGTATCGCGTCCTTTCCGAAGCGTTTGCCAAGATAGCGGCAAAGACAAAGCAGAACCCGGTTCAGATACTCATAAACGCCATTGAGAATTCTGCTCCCAGGGAAGAAGTCACGAGACTGAAGTATGGTGGAATCGCCGTTCCGAAAGCCGTCGATGTATCCCCATCTAGAAGAGTTGATGTTGCGCTCAGGAACATAGCAAGTGGCGCTACTAATGCTTCCTTCAAGCACAAGAAGAGCATCGAGGACTGCCTCGCAGACGAGATCATGCTTGCAGCTAACAATGACGCGAACTCTTTCTCGGTGAGCAAGAAGGAAGAGATTGAGAGAGTGGCGGCATCCGCGAGATAATCAATACTGGTTCGGATAACTATCATTCCGAACACATGTTCAATATTTTTATAATACATTCCCTCCATACTTGTGGTTGGCTACAATTTTGCCTAGAAACAATTTGCTCATGGGAGTTCAATCGGATCGTGGCCGCCTGCATGGGACAAACCCCATTCATTGCTGAGATGGATCATGCTGTGTTTTAAAATTGCCGTAAATAACATTATCTTTGCTTACGTATTCATCCGCTATGGACAGAAAGGATCTTCTGACTGAGCCTGTCAGGGACATGCACCTTTCAGGTAACTCCACTCTTAACGACCTGATGGGGCAATTTAGAGAATCTGGAGGTTTTTCCTCTGCCAAGATCTATACCGCGTATGAAATTCTGAAAAAAATGTTCACCGAGGAGAACACGACATTTCTTTCGTTCCCAGCAGACATAATTTCAACAGGCACAAGGGGAGTAATTAACGAACTGGTTAAAAGGAAACTAGTTGACGTAATTATAACCACGAACGGGACACTTGATCATGATGTTGCAAGAACCTACGGGAAATACTACTCCGGTACATTTGAATTCAGCGATCGGAAACTTGCTGACCTCGGAATAAATAGACTTGGGAATGTTTTTGTTCCGGACGAGAGCTATGGAGAATTGATTGAGGAAAAGATACAGGGGATGCTCACTGATCTGTATGAAGAGAAGAAAGAGTGGAGTGGCTCAGAACTGGTGAGGCGCATCGGTTCAAGGATCAATGACGACTCTTCCATCCTTTATAATGCAGCAAAGAACAACATACCAATATTCGTGCCAGGAATGACCGACGGTTCGGTTGGATCGCAATTCTGGTCATTTTATGAAACGCACAGGGACTTCAAGATAAACCTGCTTGAAGATGAACACCTGCTTTCTGACATAGTGTTTGACGCTAAAAAGACAGGCGCGCTCATGATGGGCGGGGGGATATCAAAGCACCATACGATATGGTGGAACCAGTTCCGAGGAGGCTTGGATTCAGCTGTTTATATCACAACAGCGCAGGAATATGATGGTTCACTCTCTGGCGCAAAGCTCGAAGAAGCCATTTCCTGGAGAAAAATAAGAGAAGATGCGGAATTCGTAAATGTATACGGAGACGTTACTATAATATTGCCTGTCCTTATCGGTTCACTGCTTGATTGATCTCTCAGATATATTTCAGCCATTCCATTACAGGGTCATCTTCGCCCTCCAGATCAGTGGTAGTTTCGCCGAAACTGCTCCTGGTCTTGAAGGATGTGAAATAAATTCTACCATTATCTTCAAACCCGTACATGATGTGTTCCACTGGTTCACCGTCCGGAAGGTGTGCCATGGCTTCCGGGAATTCCGGAGTAAAGTGCAGCTCAATTTTTTTCCCATCCCTGAAAAGAGTGTATGAATTGTTCCCTTTCACATAATTCTCTAGTCTTTTCCTTTCGATAGACGGCCACATTCAGGCTGATATTCTGGCTATGTATTTTACCTTATTATTACTAGTTGGACTAATCCATGGGAAATCTGGTAAAGGACAAAAACAGCTGGAAAATTATAATTATTCCATGGAGGATATGCTTATCTATGACCTATAAAGAGGGCACAGCGGATCTAGATACCGGCTTGAAGGTATTTTACAGGATGTGGTTCCCAGAGAAGAGCAGAGGTACAATCATTGGTGTACATGGTTTTGTGGAGCACACCGGAAGGTACCTGGAGTTTGGAAAGTATCTGGAAAACAATGGATATACCCTTGCGATGTACGATCTAAGGGGTCATGGAAGGACCGCCAGTGCTGATGAATTCGGTTATGTTAAAAACTTCGAGTTCATGGTGAAAGACACTGAAGCTTTCTCTTCATACATAAAGGACGATATGGGTTCTGAATCTATATTTATGCTCGGGCACAGCATGGGTGGACTCATTGTCTTCCATGTTCTAGCAAGGTCAAAAGTACCGGTGCGCGGCGCAGTAACTTCCGGAGCTTCACTCAGAGTGGTCTCGAATGGAACCCAGAGAGCCATACTTTCCATAATGAACGCCGTCTCACCCAGAAAGAGAGTGAAACTGCCAATCCGGGCCGAATACTTGAGCCATGATCCCGCCGTAGAGCGGAATTACCTTAATGACCCGCTGGTCTGCAAAAATCCTTCTGTATCCATGATTTACCAGCTTTACCAGGGGTCCAGAGACATCTGGAAAAATCTTGGGAAAGTATCGTCCCCGATACTCATGCTACAGGGTTCGGGCGATAAGATCGTTCCTCCTGCAGTCACTCCAGAGGCTTATGGTTTCATCTCTTCCACGGACAAAACCAAAAAGATGTATGATGGATTCTACCATGAGATTCTAAACGAGAAGGGAAAGGGAGCTGTCTATTCAGACATATTGTCTTGGTTCTCAGCGCACTAATATACTAAAACAGAGACCAAGATATGCCCAGCCTTCCCATCTGATTATCGCTTCGTTCCCAGGTGATTATAGAGCATATTACATCCAGTGCTGCATATGATATATCTTGCCGTGCAGGATGCCCTATCGCTACCATTGATTCAAGCTGGAGCTTTAAAGTGTGCCATATAGTCAATTCAGGATGAAAAAAGTGGATTAACACCCACAGATTCTGGTTCATGATTTAGAGGCAAAACCTGACCTTACGCATTCCACATCCGCCCCAGCGAACTTTTCTGGAACGTATTTCTTTACCGTTTCCTCAAGCGCTTCCATCGGAACAAAGCCGGTTATTCGGGAAAATGCCCCCAGCAGGACCATATTCGAAATTTTTGGACTTGAAATTCTCTCCGCCTTTGCTGATGCATCCACAACATGAACGTTCTTCAGGTCTTCCGGTACCTTCTTTACAACCGTGGAATCGATGATCACGTAGCTACTCTTTCTGGCAAGTCCTATTGAGGCTTCCAGTGCCCTCTGATCCATGAAGATCATAACGTCCGGGAAAGTTATCACTAGGTCATAAATAGCTGAATCGTCAATGATCACGTCCGCAGTAGAAATCCCAGATCGCACGGCTGCAGTATAGGATCTGGTCATAACCACATTTTTTTTCAATACCTCAGAAAAAGAATGCGCCAAGATGGTTCCAGCGAGCATAACTCCCTGCCCCGCCCAGCCCCCAATTCTTATTTGAATCACTCTCTCACCTTTTCAATGATCTTCTCAAGTTCAGCAGTCAGCTCAGGCTTCTCAATGTCGACGAGCTCTCCGATCTTGAAATGCCCACTTTCAGTGGTCTTGAAATTTTCCCTGAACATGTGCATCATCTCAATATGATCCATCCCGATCATCCTTCCTTCGTATGTGGGACACTGGGAAAGCACTTCTATGAAAGAGAAACCTTTCTTAGTCATCGCCTTCTCAATGGATTTGATCAGTTGCGGCAGATGCCAAGTAGTCCATCTCGCAACATAAGAGGCCCCAGCAGCGGCCACCACGTCTGTAACATTCAGTGGAAATGATGGGTTCCCGTATGGGGTCGTCACTGTTTTCATGCTGTGTTCAGTAGTTGGAGCTACCTGCCCACCCGTGGTAGCGTATACG from Thermoplasmataceae archaeon harbors:
- a CDS encoding MFS transporter; this encodes MNGQNRNRYDLSLLLISRSTRSFAAGFLAVIIGLYYTEGLHLSLTEVGILFAAGGLGTPLLTLIFGRLADIHGRKKLLLASLILLPLSIVILLVTTNYAFLIVSSALGGFGIAGGLVGGGVGGSVAPMQSALLAEKTDAENRTTLFSIFTMISSFAGSAGALMSNIEDYRLLFLIALVITAISVVSIIPLKENFKRKRINPEKGIQKKGNASPNRNIIAKFAVTGTMNGAAQGLITPFLSIILAETFLMPNGEIGDLFAVGGFLTALVMIFTPILTKRMGFVPMIISTRSVSTVFLLAFPFASSALMASFFYVIFTSVRALSLPSQQALMMTMVTEETRASATGINQSARLFPSAAASASSGAIQDYISVVIPFEISFVLNIANLLMYYKFFWNEPAARAGYQEIKVELS
- a CDS encoding HesA/MoeB/ThiF family protein, whose translation is MPPLEFDRYLGSLSLQQISIAGQKKISSKKVAIVGVGGTGGVAAELLARSGVAEILIIDDDSVSLTNLQRQVEYAEPDLGKKKAEILKSRLERINRNVVITAKTERLTIENSTIIGKPDLIFDGTDNYSARNAINRYAVRNKIPWIMTAASETFGTIKAVLPHITSCTACLGYPETGNEGVGCAQIGILPSTPAVIGSLAISISLRILMEEAVEGDVIYIDTWNYGIERIKTVINPACKVCGIA
- a CDS encoding MogA/MoaB family molybdenum cofactor biosynthesis protein; the encoded protein is MHHRTDDKYDLNFLVVTVSDTRTERNDESGNIMSKLMSDSNRRFSRIIVSNDPEKISNLVEQSDANVIIFIGGTGLGMRDLTSATLRRIMEREIRGFGETFRSRSSLQEIHAILSDASMFAGKGKIVFSLPGSEDAQKVGFDLINDIVDHAYHEAMRQPRRS
- the moaC gene encoding cyclic pyranopterin monophosphate synthase MoaC; protein product: MIDISSKDVVERTATASGMIRLKNSTIDSIRHGDNKKGNVLETSRIAGMQAAKRTWDIVPYCHQIPISSVNLDFDTEQNSIKVICTVKALYKTGVEMEAISCVQAALITIWDMVKYLEKDDSGQYPETEIERVRVENKFKRKIDASQD
- a CDS encoding isoaspartyl peptidase/L-asparaginase; amino-acid sequence: MKDILLLHGGVGSDSSINPILNGYARHAFLKEPLDSVVKAVVLMEDDETFNAGTGSVMRLDGTIQMDACVMVPGHVGSVMGIERVKNPVLVARDVMEKSPHVIFAGDGATAFARIMGHGDYDPSTEKSRKRLEKVKLDLESNQDPGAREKMFLLSMEKTGHDTVGAVARIGDRFASAVSTGGASPMMRGRVGDSPVPGSGIFTGEEGSVVATGIGEEIIKRSLCFRIYSRIGEKPLKQILDEEVAYFGDVAVGVIAVSRNEVAYSANKDMATGYIEA
- a CDS encoding molybdopterin-binding protein, which codes for MGKIFRDLVSFQKAKSLTAENVRPVTDFESVNVWESVGRVVTENIYSGVPLPPFSRSEVDGYAVLSDDLSEAGADRHVSLIVKKNAEIGKPPVKHPGHGYCVPIATGAVMPINCDAVTMVEDAVIYGQTAEFSKSVTKWENVAHAGEDMPGGTLIIRKNAVVTPVTVAVLAASGINIISVYRKTRIGVVSSGDELLTPGDPLVEGKLYESNSTYVASELSRFSSISVRKYPLMRDDMDAIRKTLEAMIKENDAVIVSGGTSAGEGDYVYRTLEGMQPGIIYHGVAVKPGTPTVFAVSDSKPVFGLPGFPVSSMMVFRALFMPAIMKIARLTYHETIIRAAIGLKTLIRFGYTNLMILRLVERNGKVIALPVNGASGSVTRLLDAEGYSVILGDRKFLEAGEEIEVHLIRENLSRTFFLGPTDSVTATFLSTLDDLPAIIRVSDDAVLTMVSQVSPDFAVISALDGNDFPSVDGYSSVFHYQVSYGFYVQGNPGDLRCLMETIKEGKATLVTASLTDSFAMALKRDIQARFGEGEYMKCKASLLPTPEACVQSVINGEYTLYIGPEMPVYDENIKFIKIGRIHKSLIVSQNIIGSDDVKRSVEKLKEVIGRSASS